The Rosa chinensis cultivar Old Blush chromosome 7, RchiOBHm-V2, whole genome shotgun sequence DNA segment GAGAATTGTTTACAGCCCATTTACATGATAGTAATAATCCTCAGTTATGAAAGATACCAATTAAGTTTCTTACTTTGCTACTTTAAATGTTTACTCACCTTTGAGACACAGCAGACTAAGTCACTGTTTACATGATAGTATAGTAAACAGTATTTCATGACTAAGGAATTTTTACCGCCCATTTACATGATAGTAAATAATCCTCAGTTATGAAAGATACCAATTAAGTTTCTTACTTTGCTACTTTAAATGTTTACTCACCTTTGAGACGCAGCAGACTAAGTCACTGTTCACGTCTTTGTTGTTTCTaactgatttcaacttttgAAACAGAGATGAAGCTGCACAATGTTAAACAGAAATAATTCATATATAAAACAAATGATAAGAAGTGTTTTTTTCAATAATTGAAATGGCTAAACAAAATAGCAATCAAAATTACATATGAATCAGAAAGCTAGTTTCTTTACGATTGTTATGAACATCAGAGAAAGCAAGAAAGATAGAGAAGTAGCAACGAAATAGCTATAAACATGAGAGAAAGCAGGAAAGATAGGGAAGTAGCAACGAAATAGTTATACTGGGCTTGATTTTCAGTTTAAGCTCTCTAGCAATAGAGAAACCAAAGGAATTGCAGCATTCTATGATTTCTATCATTGTAATGATCTAGTATTTGTCCCTTATAAATGCATTTCACTGGAGTATAACTTTTCATTTAACTTCAATCAATTCTAACACTTGAAATAGGCTAAAAACGTTGACTGCTGAATAGTGAAGGATAAGATCATGCACTCTATGATATGTctaatttcattcaaaaaaatgattaagttgaaaccaaaaacaatgCACATTGCAGTTGCTCTATTGTGCAGTAACTAATTTGTTCTCAGTATAAATTTTATTACAAAATCTGTATCATTGTGAACAAATTATGATATGCAGTACTATCATCTTTCAATATACCAAGCCATTACATTTTTCTACGATATTTCAAAGAGCAGTAGTACAAAATATCAAAAGATTGACTAATACTATCATTTCTTTCTGAGAAATATGTGCTATCATTGTAAACTTCAAACTAAACTTGAAATCATTGACAGTAAAACCATAAAGAAtatacaatctgaaaattccaatttttcaaaTCTTAATGAAAggtgtaaattaattatatcattttgTGGAACTCAATCAGTACATAGTCCTAAAATCGATGACAgtgatttaaaaataaaaaaacaatttttttgcGAAATCATGAAGCTAGTATTATTGCTGGTGCATAAGATTATTGCGAAGTCCATAACTTTGAGTATTTGATGCATTTATACATATTAGGCAGGGAAAGGAGGAGATTTGTGAAATCATGAAGCTAGTATTATTGCTGGTGCATTGGATTTGACACAAAAAACTGTCAAGGATGCTATGTGGACACCCATCTCTGAAACCTTTTCTCTGGACGTAAATTCCACACTCAACATGTATGTCCAATATTTcctccctcttttacttctttgaATCTTCCAATACGTTTACGGCTACTTTATATCCTGAGGCAAACAATGGGTTTAATCAAGGGCAAGGGTCACAGTCGTGTACCTACTAGTCCGGCAATCCCAAAAACATTATAGGCCTCATTCTGGTAAGCAGCTCCAAGAACTGAAATTGTTAGAATAGCAATTCAAGAGATCAGCTTATTCATGAGTTATTACATAACCTAATATTCTGCCCGGTTTAGGTTAAGAATCTAGTTTTCTCTGCCTCCCTGAAGATGAAACTCCGGTGAGCATTTGACTATAAGGAGAATGCTAAGGTATGAGAAGTTTTCCCATTGACTATTAATCACCATAGAATGTCATTGCTCATTATGTTTGTTCTGTTTTTGCTGCAGATACCTaactctatataaacacacataaATAAACATTTACTGATAATGAAGAACTACATAAGGAAAGGATTTAAAATGAACAGGTCCAAGAAACATGAAGCTGATGTTTATGATCATTACCAGAAAACTATATCAGAAGCATATATTCACTCCCTCACTTCATTAGGTGAAGCAAAATCAAGACAACAATTCAAAATCTTGTGGGTTTCTCAAGAAAAATGAACCCAGAAAAAAATGCTAGTGTACATGAAGCTAATCACAGAAAGCAGACCATGGAATTTACAAACCCAAACACAAAAACTTCAAAtaaatttcttttccattcctcAACCGCATATCATCGGAATTAAATCAAAACCCATAATCAAGATTTCAATTTCGGAAACACTATCTACTAATTGATAACCAACTGAAAATACATCATAGTACATGCTGCATCGCACTAAGAACAAATGCATCACACTAAAGCAACCACATACAAAAACAACACATCCATATAAACAGAGAACAACATCAGATATTTCACTCTCACCACATAACAAAAACATCATCACTCTCAGCACCATTCAAACGCACACAAAACTCAATCAAAACCACAATTTTAAACAACTCATacaaacccaaaatcaaacaCACATGTTCTCCTGCTGAAAGCTATCCCCCAAACTCGATCAAAATTTTCGAATCCACCTCTCCGGAAACAAACCTAATCCCTCCCCCCAAAGTCCACCACAATCTTgaatctctcttcttctctttcccaCCCCAGCAACCTACGATGACATCAAATCAACAATTCAAAATCCCAAATCTGGcaaataaattttgaaaaccAAACCTCTCCCACTTGTTTTCAGCGCAACCTTTGTATCTCAGAACTTGATCAATGCGATGCTACGCTTCTATCGGACAGTCGATGCTACGCTTCTACGCCTGTATCTCACAGCTTGATAGCTACAGTCGATGGAGGTTTCCCGAACGCGCAAATACACCGACCCTTTTCTCACAACATAACATAAACCTCATGGACAAAAGCGCCATTTTACTGTTGATAGGAATAGTGCTTAGGAACAGTACAGGAGCTTTAGTAAATAGAGAATTGCCGGCAACTCTTGAAGACCAATTACTGTTGCGAGTTTAAGGATTATTCACAGAAACCTATCCAAGTTATGTACTGCAGTAGGCAGTGAAACCCAAATCTCTTCTGCTTCAATAGTTGCAAAGAGTAAAGAATGAGCAGATCTGTGATCAGACATAACAAAATATCatataaaattcttcaattataCAAAATAAACAATAGCAGATCGTAACCAATCCTCTCATGTTTTTTCAAATATAATAACAGATTACTACAAAAACATCATATCAATCCCCTCATATTAAAACCTCATATGCAGAAAACTTTTGATGCTGCGAGAAAAGTACCTCTGCGCTGCTCTTTTGGTAAACTGTGAAACGTTTGGTCATGGTTCATCCGCAAATGATAAATCAGCCTGCATCTTTTCATATCAAGACGCACAGATAGCCCTCCTAACTTTTGTTGAACAAACCTGCCATATCGAAACTGATCACATACACAGGTTTAAGATTGAGCAACAATGTGGAATGAGATATTAGGAAGATAACCCAAAACTGTGAATGAAATCAAAGCTAACATCTCAGATGCAACATGTATTGAAGTGACTCAGAATTGATATATTGCGCATTTCAAGTAACCATATATGCGTAATAACTCAAATGTGCCTTTTGTAAGTTATAAGAAAAATAGGAAACGTTAACAGCAGTATCTTCACATAGCAAAAGTGGGTAGAAAGTTTTTACTTGTTACTTTTTTCTCTGCCAATTCAAGTAATGATAGCAGTAAACTCATAAAAGAAAAGCATCAATAACAAAGATCAAGTAATGATTAGAGTGAATATATATGGAACATGTTGTATAATAAGATACTTGTTGCTAGTACTAAGATCAAGAAAAAACCAAGCCCACTTCATCTAGGTGACTTTGCCATACTCATCAGTCAAAGGTGTGCTAACTTTAATGTGAACATGTAAATCTAAATTGCATACCCTCCATTACTCCAATGTGTAATTCAAATCATCAATGACTCCCATGCACTTTTATTTCAGAATTGTCCCTTTGTATATGGAATATGATAAGATGAGATTAATGAGAGGACTACGAAATACCTGCTGCAACAGTTAAAACAACAATATTTGGATGAGGGTTCTTGCATATCTGATATATCAGCTTCTCTACCACATCACCCTGTAAAGCCACCAAACCTTACATTCAACTGAACAGTCATCAAATTAATCAGAACAGAGATAAACAAAGCCGAATAAGCACACTCGAGGAAGCCATGAACAATCGGCACATCCCTAACTACTCAGCATTTCAGCTAAAAGAAAACCATACCTCTCCAAACTCTCCAAGCTCACTATCAAATAACAAGTCACCCAAAATCCTAATTCCCTCCAACACCAAAAAAGTTTCTTCCTTTAAGCACAAATAAACTGACCCACTTCCGTCTCGCTCCCCACAAAATCACAATTCAAAGCATTGATTCCAGTAGCAACTGAAATAAATAGTGAGAAAAAGACATTAGCAAATTGAAATCCTGTGGAATGGTACAAAATTCAAGTAGCCTTTTGTTTCAGGAACGCACGGTCCCAAATCTTCGCTTAAGCCATAATACTGAACAAACCAATACATCAACTAATACAACAAAAAGGGAGCGTATTGGCAAATTTGCAACTATTACCGTCTCAAGCTGCTTGGTTGGATATAATTCACATTCAATTCCTATTGTATTGCAGTTCATATTCATAATTTTGATGCACAACATAACCaatgtattttttcttttactttgaaAAGCAGAAACCACACCTCTCTGCATCTGGTCCCAATCTGTAGGATATAGAAAAAGCTGTCACTATTGCTCCTGTGCTGCTGTTCAAGATCAATGATTTCTGAGCCTGAAATCAAGATCGAAGTATCGAACCATAAAAATGCATTAAATTCTCAATTAGCAATTAGCAATCACGACAGCATATGGAATAAAGAAAACTCATAACTGAAGTGAACCCTTTGTAACCAGTAAGCAATGTTTTTGATTGATAATCAcctaatataaaataaaacttgaGCATATTCAAGCATAAACTATCTTCACATTTAGTTCCATTGTATTGAGGAGATCAGAAGGTAAAGACGGATCTGGCTGCGGTGTTGTTTGCTAAAATCAACTCAAAGTAGGAAATTAATCGCTACCCAACAAAAATCtagataggaaaaaaaaaaaaaaaaaaaaaaaaaacttatcaaaGGCGGTGTTCTTCGCCGAGCCTCCGACGAATCTATTCATGCATCAAACAAATTCCCAGGAAGAACATGCCTGATTCTGgattgttcaatttttttttttttttatgcatgTTCTTCCTGATGACCTAATGACCTTGCTGATGACGAACCCTGTTAGGAACCCAAAAGTGTTAGAATTCTTGTGTTACTAGGACTCTTGCTACCTATTTACTAAACGCACCGTTTTACTTGTATTGGTGCTGCGCACCGTTTCGGCATATATCTCTACAATGTTGGATAGAGCTGACTATGGTTACTCGTGTCCGTCAGCTGCCTATATATTTATTGTCTGCTTGAAGAGAAGTATATCAatgaaaaatcagtttttatctacttattttctttagttttctcTCATTTCTTTCCTGTACGAGATGTCGTTTCATGGGCCAGCATCGTAACAAACGCGAAAAACATTGGGTGAGTGGCAGTGTcgtgaataaaagaaaaatagggGCAAAACAGTCCGTTACAGAGATGCAACATTCCATATATTATAattctcgaaaaaaaaaaacattccgTATATTATAAAAAGGATTTGACCATATTGGATTAGAGTTGgacaaaaatacaaaatcaagaaaaggaaatCTACAGCTTCATTCATATTTCCAAAAtcaagaaatacaaaaatagCTATAATGACTAAAACGGCCGTGTGTGGTGGTTAGGTAGTAGAACCCAGAAGCCCCGAGCTCATACTGGTGACTGGTCACTTTGTTATACAGTTGCAGGCCGGTGCAGGGGCGGATCCCGCCACATATGGGTAGGGCTCAAGCCCCACCGAGCTTTTAGGTTTGTACCTGTTTTGGGAATACTCCTTTCCCACCACTGAAGCCGGGGTTGGACTCTCCCCAAGTCCCGATTCGCAAACACAGCAACCTACAACCCAGCCTATATCAGCGCCGTTTCTGACTTTCTCTCCGTCTCCGGTCTCCGAGCTGTaggtatctctctctccctctccgccttcttctcctcctcttcttctgggCTATGATGCACGGATACGGCATTTTGCCTTCGTATCCCGTATCGATCCGGGATATGGGTACGATACGCCCCGGATACGCCCGGATACGTGTATCCTGATTTGGATACGATTTGGATACGTCCGTATCCTATGTGGATACGTAATTACGTAAATAAACTGGATACGTGGGGTACATTTGGGTTTttacccttaaaaaaaaaaaacaaaaacagaacacTACAGATCGACCTAACTCACCGCCGCTTCGCTTAATCGATCGTTCACTCGTTCCTCTCTTCTCATCTTCTTCGCAAGTCGCAGCTACCACCTACAGAGTTCTCATCTACTTCGTTTCGCTTGGAGCTTCAATCAAACTCGCTCCGGtaccttctctcttctcttcttcttatcCTTATGAACTTGATCGATTTGAGGGTCTGatggtttcaaattttcaatcgtTATACTGATAGTCTGATACTCTGATAGTAAGGGTCTGATGGTTTTAAGCTAGGAGAAAGCATCAGATTGGGGTACTCAGTAAGGGCGGGGTCTGATGgtttttgtcttcttttttttttgccgaCTAGGAGGGTCTGATGGTTGGCTGGATTCGATGATTAAAGGATAAGGAATTAAGGATATATGGGTTGTTTGGTTTTATGGTTTGATGATAAAAGGATAATGAATTAATGATAGTTTGTCggttaaaaaatttaaacaataTGTCAATATCCCATTAAAGAAATCAGAAATGTATACATTGAATTGTGATAATGATACTTTGTCGGTCAAGTCATACATTGAATTGTCAATATCCCATTAAAGATTGCTGACCTTTCACTTGATGAACCACAATTAGAGGGAGTTTTGTTTAATGTTGAtcatgatgaagatgaagacctTGAGGATGTTGTCCAAATTGAATGAAGTCCCAAAGTTGTTATTTGTTGTTTTAACCTTTTATTTGAACCTTTGGACCTTTGGattgataattttttattgtgataaactagtactttgtttatgtttcataatttttttctttctaattatatatatacatttaatatatatatatatatatatatatttaattgacGTATCCTTCGCGTATCCGTATCCAATTACATTTAAGATTTGTCGTATCCACGTATCCGATCGCATCGTATCCGGATACTCGTACCCGTATCGGTGCTTCTTAGCCTAAGAACAAAAGGAACTGcttaaattttttgttctttcttaagTAATCGGCGttttatttcaaacaaaataaatgagtGACTTTTTATAATGATAGGATATGTCTGGTGGTGAAGGATCTGACTTAGAGGATTATCCATCAATCAGAGACACAGACTCGGAAGATGAAGAGAGTGGTTCCTCTGAAAATGAGGTATGCAGatatatggaaagaaaataagcTTAAAAAAGTAAAGATGTGGATTATTTTTCTATGCATTAAGTTCACTATCAATTTCCAATCTTATTATGAACCTCCACATAGTTTAAAGTTCAGGCGTTATGAagttttcatgatttgaagaaaaatatgcCAGTCTGCATCAAGAAAGCTATCTGTTTTGACTGTTAATATTGTAAGTATTAACCATGGCAGGGTGAGCTCAACACCAGCAGAAATGATGGTTTGGCCATTGATCATGGTAATGAGGAGGAAAGTGATAGTTCTGGACTTCATGAAGCAGTCGAGGAAAGTGATTCATCTGAAGATGATGAGGTCTgttgttttatctttttttttttcttaagatTTTTATGATAGTATGGTTATCTTAATGCATTTGAGTACGTTTCCCttcatttttctgtttttaacaGGTTGCTCCCCGAAATACAATTGGTGCTGTTCCCTTGGAGTGGTATCGGGATGAGAAACATATTGGTTATGATCTTACAGGGAAGAAGAttaaaaagaaggaaagagaagATAAATTACAATCCTTTCTTGCTAGTGCTGATGATTCCAAAAATTGGTGGGTTTCAATTTCTAAGATGATATCTATCAATTGAAGTATTAATATTTTCATAGAAGTTTAAGTGCAGACTTTTGGTGAAATTCTGTAACATGCTACATTTTCCATGGCCAAAAATATCTATTATTACAGTATTTATGTAACATGCTACTTTTGTTACTTTTCAGGCGCAAATTTTTGGATGAATACAATGACGAGGAAGTAGAAGTGACAAAAGAAGATATGAAAACTATAAATAGATTGCTTGAAGGAAAGGCGCCACACGGTGACTTTGATCCATATGCGGTTCGTAGATCGCACCCATCAAATTCTAAATAGCGTTCTCTtcttaaaaacaaataaaataataaataaataaataaatagacgACTTTCTTATAGCTAAATATTTATAGtaaaactttccatatataatcTCTTTTTACATATGAAATCTTCATTTGTAAGTTGAATTGAAACTTCCAATATGTCACTTGCAGCCTTATGTTGATTGGTTTAAATGGGATGACTCAAAGCATCCACTGTCAAATGCCCCTGAACCCAAGAGACGATTCATTCCTTCAAAATCTGAAAGTAAACTGGTAAGGCATATGTTCAGTTATTGATCCTGTTGGGTGGTATGTTCCTCTTTAATATGTCGGCTTCTGTGATAAACCAGTGCACTTGTTTGAGCTATTGGGACATAtcatttattatttttgtatttatgtttctTGTTTGCAATGTGACATGGTTTCTTGTTTCATGCTCTGGACTTCTTCCTGTGGTCTACAGGTGAAGAGGTTAGTATTAGCAATTCGGAAGGGTTTAATTAAGCCTACAaaggatgaagaagaggaagaagaaagtgtTTATCCCTTGTGGGGAGACGACTCTAATTCAACGGAAAAGGATGGTAGCCATTTATCTTACATTCCAGCGCCAAAGCCAAAATTGCCAGGTATTTAATTTTTATCCATATCTCTACTAGTGTCGAAATTCAATTAGATTAATTCCTCTTTGTTGGTGCAAGTATCCTGTGAGACAGCTTAAAGTAACTCTTTCTTTTAGGGTATGAGGAGTCCTTCAATCCTCCTCCGGAATTCATCCCAACACAAGAAGAGATTGATGCTTATCAGTTAATGTATGAGGAAGACCGCCCTAAGTTTATACCGAAAAGGTAACACTAAAGTTGCTTGAAATTGGGACTGATGTTAATTTGTTACTCTTAGTTTAGCATCTAACATCTGGGCTGCTGTATTGGTCAGGTTTACATCTATGAGAAGCATCCCTGCATATGAGAATGCTATTAAGGAGTGCTTCGAAAGATGTTTGGATCTATACTTGTGCCCCAGAGTTCGGAAGAAACGTGTAAGTGAGAAATTCAGATAGCAGAAGAAATTTAGCAGTGCTAATTAGTTTATGCTTTGATGGTCTTGCAAAATCATTTCAATCTTTGAATCTAATCAAATGAAGGCAAGAATGAGTCATTATGCATAACACTATCTTTCATGTCAGATCAATATTGATCCTGAATCTCTGAAGCCCAAGCTACCAAGCCGAAAGGATCTCAAGCCTTATCCTGTGAAATGTTATCTAGAGTATAGAGGTCACAAAGACACAGTTACATCAGTTTCCACAGAAGCTTCAGGGCAGTGGATTGCATCAGGTGTGCATGTCGTTCTTAATTCTTTTTTTGCATACAGTCAGGTATTATAATTCTATATCAGTATCATTAATTGTTATGGTTTTTACAGGTTCATCGGATGGAACTGTGCGTATTTGGGAGGTTGAAACTGGTAGATGTCTCAAACTCTGGGAGATTGGAGAAGCTGTCACATATGTAGCTTGGAATCCCAATCCTGAGTATTCCGTATTGGCTGTCTCTGTGTAAGGCTGCATTTATTTTTTGATTAATTCATCCTTTTATATTTGTTTGACTGGGATCCTGTTACTTGACCGTAACTATTACCAATTTTTAGGGGACAAGATGTACTTATTCTCAACACTGGTTTTGGGAATGAAGAAGTACAGAAAAAAACTAAAGAACTTCTTTCGGCTGAAAGACCTACCACACCAGATGACACGGGTGAGTGTGAGTTTGCTGTTGCTCTGAATATATTCAAAAAATGGTTTCTAACCCTTTACAATACACATACATTGGCAAAACAGCTACCTTCGTGAGCTGGATTCAAGATGAAACACATGAGGGCACCAGGTTAAGACATTTTAAGGTACATTTTTAATACATGGATTGTAAACTGAAGTCAAGATTGGAAGGAAGGTCTGTCAACAAAGAATCTTAATTGCTTGCTTTGTTGGGATCTTGCAGACTGTGTCTTCAGTGGAATGGCATCGTAGAGGAGACTACTTTTCAACGGTGGTGCCAGCAGATATCCTTTTTAGTGTCAAAATATCAtatatgctctctctctctctccctctctctcatatcACTCACTCACTTTTTTTGCATGATCCAATTAGTCATCTCCTTGCATTTTCTTGACCTAGCTTTACGCCAATCGAAATCAATTTTTATGCATAGGCTCTCTCAGAAGTCTACCCAGACATTTTCAATCAAGTTGGGTGGGCTTGCAGTTACTTCAGTTTTCCATCCTGTTCGCTCCCACATCTTCATTTCTACAAAGAAAACTATTCGCCAATATGATTTGGTGAAGGGAAAGCAAATCAGAAAGCTTGATACAGGACTAAAAGAAATCTCCTCCATTGCAGCTCATCCTTCTggtaaattttgattttagatTCACTACATTTCTCTGTATTTAGTCAACTATATGCAACTATTCGCTTGTCTGTGCGTCATTTGTACTCTGATTTATCATCTGCGGTGGACCGTTAATGCAGGTGATCATGTAATTGTGGGGAGCAGAGAAGGAAAATTTTGTTGGTTTGATATGGACCTTTCAACCAAAAAACCTTACCTTATTCGCCAGTAAGTTCCACATTTAAATAATGGTGCCAAACATATATACGAGTCGTATGTTTTTTTCCTTGGTATATACTTTCATGCAAGGTTCTGTTATTCTTCACTCTAACTCTGCAGAATTTACAGGTTTTCAGAAGATGTTATCCATTACATTGtcgatttattattattatttttggtcAGATCAGATGATCAATTTTAGAAACACTGAAATATGCATATACATGAATCTCCCTCTGCGATAACTTGGTTCTTTTGTACATTCATATTTCACCGCTGATTTTCACAATTTTATCAGGTGGCATAAGAAGGACATCAACAATGTGTCTATCCATCGTTTATATCCGTTGTTTGCAACATGCTCTGATGATTGCGCTGTACAAGTTTCTCATGGCATGGTTTATTCAGATCTTAACCAGAACCCTCTTATAGTTCCACTGGAAATACTCCGAGGTCAT contains these protein-coding regions:
- the LOC112179140 gene encoding ribosome biogenesis protein BOP1 homolog isoform X1, coding for MSGGEGSDLEDYPSIRDTDSEDEESGSSENEGELNTSRNDGLAIDHGNEEESDSSGLHEAVEESDSSEDDEVAPRNTIGAVPLEWYRDEKHIGYDLTGKKIKKKEREDKLQSFLASADDSKNWRKFLDEYNDEEVEVTKEDMKTINRLLEGKAPHGDFDPYAPYVDWFKWDDSKHPLSNAPEPKRRFIPSKSESKLVKRLVLAIRKGLIKPTKDEEEEEESVYPLWGDDSNSTEKDGSHLSYIPAPKPKLPGYEESFNPPPEFIPTQEEIDAYQLMYEEDRPKFIPKRFTSMRSIPAYENAIKECFERCLDLYLCPRVRKKRINIDPESLKPKLPSRKDLKPYPVKCYLEYRGHKDTVTSVSTEASGQWIASGSSDGTVRIWEVETGRCLKLWEIGEAVTYVAWNPNPEYSVLAVSVGQDVLILNTGFGNEEVQKKTKELLSAERPTTPDDTATFVSWIQDETHEGTRLRHFKTVSSVEWHRRGDYFSTVVPAGQSKSIFMHRLSQKSTQTFSIKLGGLAVTSVFHPVRSHIFISTKKTIRQYDLVKGKQIRKLDTGLKEISSIAAHPSGDHVIVGSREGKFCWFDMDLSTKKPYLIRQWHKKDINNVSIHRLYPLFATCSDDCAVQVSHGMVYSDLNQNPLIVPLEILRGHASSDGRGVMDCKFHPRQPWLFTAGADSVIRLYCD
- the LOC112179140 gene encoding ribosome biogenesis protein BOP1 homolog isoform X2, which codes for MSGGEGSDLEDYPSIRDTDSEDEESGSSENEGELNTSRNDGLAIDHGNEEESDSSGLHEAVEESDSSEDEVAPRNTIGAVPLEWYRDEKHIGYDLTGKKIKKKEREDKLQSFLASADDSKNWRKFLDEYNDEEVEVTKEDMKTINRLLEGKAPHGDFDPYAPYVDWFKWDDSKHPLSNAPEPKRRFIPSKSESKLVKRLVLAIRKGLIKPTKDEEEEEESVYPLWGDDSNSTEKDGSHLSYIPAPKPKLPGYEESFNPPPEFIPTQEEIDAYQLMYEEDRPKFIPKRFTSMRSIPAYENAIKECFERCLDLYLCPRVRKKRINIDPESLKPKLPSRKDLKPYPVKCYLEYRGHKDTVTSVSTEASGQWIASGSSDGTVRIWEVETGRCLKLWEIGEAVTYVAWNPNPEYSVLAVSVGQDVLILNTGFGNEEVQKKTKELLSAERPTTPDDTATFVSWIQDETHEGTRLRHFKTVSSVEWHRRGDYFSTVVPAGQSKSIFMHRLSQKSTQTFSIKLGGLAVTSVFHPVRSHIFISTKKTIRQYDLVKGKQIRKLDTGLKEISSIAAHPSGDHVIVGSREGKFCWFDMDLSTKKPYLIRQWHKKDINNVSIHRLYPLFATCSDDCAVQVSHGMVYSDLNQNPLIVPLEILRGHASSDGRGVMDCKFHPRQPWLFTAGADSVIRLYCD